The following proteins come from a genomic window of Mammaliicoccus sp. Marseille-Q6498:
- a CDS encoding beta-glucoside-specific PTS transporter subunit IIABC, translated as MGEKQIAIEIIEKIGGINNVSHLEHCSTRLRFSLYDDGKVDKESIQKIPGVLGVIQTGQTQVIIGGGVVEVYKEVEKILSESNDRPNQDVNKKQNWKAGLVDFIIGIFQPLIPAIAGGGILKSLLMLLDLIGVLDKSTSTYKVLTFIGDAPLYFLPLLVAITTANKLKVNSLVAVSAVGGLLIPGLTDMISNDTKLFGITIQNITYAYQVFPAILCIITYSFLEKYLTKISPKVIRSFFVPMMSLLIVVPFTLLILGPIGFTFGQGFAAVVMWIFSKFGWVAVALLAMFLPFMVVTGMHKAMIPYVITSLGETGKEIIYNAASLAHNISEAGACFAVTLRTKDKRLKATAVSAGVSALFGITEPALYGVTILHKRVLYGVMFGSLIGGATLGVLGVEAYVAVGPGVASLSMFISEKLPYNLLFAVIGLVVSFIASFIAVLIIWKDSTDEEKSFALNESDIFLKAPVDGKLISLSMVNDEVFANKMLGDGIGIIPDTGKLYAPCDGKVSMIYNTKHALGLETGEGIEMLFHIGLDTVNLNGKYFETCVSIGQEVKQGDLLLEFDLENIKKAGFDPTTIFVITEPKNIILDIKVEQEVTYKDNIIKVERKE; from the coding sequence TTAGGTGTAATTCAAACGGGACAGACACAAGTAATTATTGGTGGAGGAGTTGTTGAAGTATATAAAGAAGTTGAGAAAATTTTATCAGAGTCTAATGATCGTCCTAATCAAGATGTTAATAAAAAGCAAAATTGGAAAGCTGGATTAGTAGATTTTATAATTGGTATATTTCAGCCGCTAATACCTGCAATAGCTGGAGGGGGAATATTAAAATCTTTATTAATGCTATTAGACTTAATAGGTGTGTTGGATAAGTCAACTTCAACATATAAGGTTCTCACATTTATTGGTGACGCACCTTTGTATTTTCTACCGTTACTTGTCGCAATAACAACAGCCAATAAATTGAAAGTTAACAGTCTTGTAGCTGTCTCGGCAGTTGGTGGGTTATTAATCCCAGGACTTACAGATATGATTAGTAATGATACTAAATTATTCGGAATTACAATTCAAAATATTACTTATGCATATCAAGTATTTCCAGCAATTCTTTGTATTATTACTTATTCATTTTTAGAAAAATATCTCACAAAAATAAGTCCTAAAGTAATTAGAAGTTTCTTTGTTCCTATGATGTCACTATTAATCGTTGTTCCATTTACGTTATTAATACTAGGACCAATAGGTTTCACATTTGGACAAGGATTTGCTGCAGTCGTTATGTGGATATTTAGTAAGTTCGGCTGGGTTGCAGTAGCGTTACTTGCAATGTTTTTACCATTTATGGTTGTTACAGGAATGCATAAAGCGATGATTCCATATGTAATTACATCGTTAGGAGAAACTGGAAAAGAAATCATTTATAATGCAGCTTCTCTTGCTCATAATATTTCAGAAGCAGGTGCATGTTTTGCTGTAACATTACGTACAAAAGATAAAAGATTAAAGGCTACTGCTGTATCTGCAGGGGTATCTGCACTTTTTGGAATAACTGAACCGGCATTATATGGTGTAACTATTTTACACAAAAGAGTATTATATGGTGTTATGTTTGGTAGTTTAATAGGTGGTGCAACATTAGGGGTATTAGGTGTTGAAGCATATGTTGCTGTTGGACCTGGAGTAGCTAGTTTATCAATGTTTATTTCGGAAAAATTACCTTATAATTTATTATTTGCTGTGATCGGTTTGGTGGTATCATTTATAGCTTCATTTATTGCCGTCTTAATAATTTGGAAAGATTCAACTGATGAGGAAAAAAGCTTTGCATTAAATGAAAGCGATATCTTTTTAAAAGCACCTGTGGATGGAAAGCTGATTTCTCTATCAATGGTTAACGATGAAGTCTTTGCAAATAAGATGTTAGGCGATGGGATTGGTATTATACCAGATACAGGTAAATTATATGCACCTTGTGATGGAAAAGTATCAATGATATATAATACTAAGCATGCATTAGGTTTAGAAACAGGTGAAGGTATCGAAATGTTATTCCATATAGGATTAGATACAGTTAATTTGAATGGTAAATATTTTGAAACATGTGTATCAATAGGGCAAGAAGTTAAACAAGGAGATTTATTACTGGAATTTGATTTAGAGAATATTAAAAAAGCGGGATTTGATCCAACGACTATTTTTGTAATTACAGAACCTAAAAATATAATCCTGGATATTAAAGTAGAACAAGAAGTGACTTATAAAGATAATATAATAAAAGTAGAAAGGAAAGAATAA